In Comamonas koreensis, the genomic stretch GTGGGCCCGACTTTGATCCAGAGCGTGGGGTTGTCCGGCGGCGGAATGCTGTCATTGATGTCCGCCCCGGCCTGGTAGACCAGATGCTGGTAGCGCACCCTGCCGCCTGCGGGCCAGGCGCCAGCCAACCAGGCCGCAGCTGTGTCTTCCACGGGCGGCTGCGCAACGATCACGCCATCGCTGATCTCCAGCGGGCTGACGGTTCTCAATCCTGTCATGCGTTTTCCTCCTGTGTACGTGTTGCAGGCATTCCATCGGCGTCCCACATGCGCAGCGTCTTGTTGAGTTGCTGCACGGCAGGCACAACGACCGTGGCCTCGGCCTTGCGGTTGGCATCATGGTTGTCGAGTGCCAAGCGCAGGGCCCGCACTTCCGCCACCAGCACCGGGTTGTCGCTCGACGCCTGCAGCGCGCTGAGCAAAGCGGTGTTGCCACTCGCCTGAACCACGCGCCCTGCAGTGGCAGCGCCCACCTCTGCGGTTTTCACATCGCCGATATCGACGCCGTATTTATTGGCCAGGAAGTTCCTCGTATCGGCCAACGACGCCAGCCAGGCCGACTGCTTGAGCAAGACATCGGCCTGGGACGTTGCACTGGCTTTTGCTAGCTCCTCCAGCGCCTGGATGATCGAGGGCAGCTCGTCGGCTGCATCCTGATTGCCAGATCGGGCCTGGGCCGTCTTGATGGCAAAAAGGGACTCGTAATATGCCGCTCCGTGGTCCGGGCCAGAGCCCAGCAACTGCCCGCGCAGCCGCTTCATTTCATTGGACATGGCGTCAATGGTTTTGGACCACTGTTCAGCCAGCTTCTTGGCCGCATCCGCCGCAGAGTTTGCAGCCTTGGCGGACGAGTCGTAGGAACTGCCCAGGCTGGAGACGCCTCCCTGGTAGCTGCGCATTTTGGGAATGCTGACGCCAATGGAGTTCCCCAACGACTTGACGGTGACCTTGATTTTCTCCATGCCCTCCACGAATTCGGTGCTGGTCAGCAACGTATTCAGTGCTTGCAGCGCCGCATTGGCATTTGAAATCATGTTGTCAATCGCTGCACCGCTCACGGCATCAGCCACATTGGCTCCAGTGAGTGCAGCAGTCAGCATCGGCGTGATCATCCCGTCGATCATGGACGCCAGAATGGTGTTCACCGCCTGCTCGTACACAGCCTGCTCAAAGCCCGCCGAGATTTGATTGGCCAGCCAGCTACCGGCTTCCGCACCACGTCCCTCGTTGATCTCATTGATGAAGCCATCGACCAGGCCATCCATCGACAGCCCCAACGTTGACAGCGTCGTTTCCCGGGCATGCTGAAGCTTGTTGGATCCCTCTTCCAAGCTGGCATTCACGGCATCAACGCCATTGGCAAAATCATCCGCAAACTGCAGCAGCCAAGCGAGCAGCTCCTCGTCCTTGTCCGCAATCGCTTTGTCAACCAGGGCGCGGTACTTCTTCTTTGCATCCACATCGCCAACACGCAGGTCCAGCTCACGCTCTTCCATACCGTCGTTGGCCACCTTGGTCGCACGGCTTCGCTTCTCGTCGTCGCTGTAATACAAATCGTAATAAGTGCTTGCGGCCTGTGTGAGCGCGTCCATGCTGCCAACCGCATCCACCAGCTTGCTGGCCCAGTCACCTGCAGAGAGCGAGCCCTCCAGCAAGGTAGAGCCAAACAGTTCAAAGATCTGGTTGACGCCGACCAGGCTGGATGACATGCGGGTCAAGGCATCAACTGCCGTCTCACCCGTGCGCACATACTCGCTCATCACGAAGATCTGCTCGGTAACCGTCTCCGTCACCTGGCGGCCGACACGAGCCCATTGCTCAGTGTCTCCATCGCCGGCCACTTGCACGTTGTCCCACACCATGCGGGTCACTTCGCTGGTCTGCTCCTGCCAGCTGCCGAGCACACTGCGTGCCAGCTCTTCATTGGCCTGCGCGAGCGCCTGCTGGATCTTGGCCGATGCTTCCTCTTGCGACAGGCCCGTCAACCGCAAGCCGTTGCCGCCCGTGTCCGGATGGATCTCATCGAGCCCCAGTGCCACCTTCATGGCACGGATTGCGTCTCCATTCAGCCCCAGGGTATCGGCTTTTTTGGCCGTGTCCTCACGCATGTCCTTGAAGGCATCCTGCAGCACCTTGATAGGGCCTTTGGAGCCTTCAATCGCCGTGCCATAGTTCTCTTTGAGCATTTCGACACGCGAATACAGCTGCTGGAGCTGGCGCTCACGGTAGCCATTCTCCTTGGCATCCGGGTTCGCCGCGATCTGGCCTTGGAGCGTTTCGATCTGCGCATTGGCCTTCTCGATCTCCTTCTCTGCAGCCAGGTAGCGGTACTTCGGACCACCAAACAAGCTGCCGCTTTCTCGCATCAGCTGGTAGCCATACATGTCTCCGCCGAGCTCACCCATCAGGCCGCTGCCGACCTGCTTTTCTTCCTTGAACATGCCGCCGAGGTATGCCGCGATGATTGGGATACTCATCACCCAACCGCCACCGGAAAACCAACTGCCCATCCCGGATCCGCCAGCTCCCGCGGCTTCCGAGCTTGTAGCCAGAAATCCAAGAGAGTCACCTCCGGCCATACCTATTGCATTTGCTGAGTTGAGGGTATGCGCGGAAAAGGTCGCAGTATTACCCCAGCCAAGCATGCTTCCTACGTAGCGAGAAGTCTGACCCAGCAATCCTTCCCCGGTATAGAGGCTGTATGCATTAGACCCACCGCTCAGCAAGCTCATGGCGCCATCGCCTGAACCACCAAGTCCCGAGCCTCCACCAAACAACCCAGCCAGCCATCCCACTCCGCTGGTAATAATGCCCGTGATGTTCGCGCCGATGTTCATCACAAACTTCTGCGCGAATGCCTTGTACAAAGCATCTGAAATGGAGGTCAGTACGGTCGTCTTCAAAGACTTGCCCAAGTTCTTCAGACCCTGAGCGCCGTTATTGAGAAAGTCGGCGAATCCCTGGCGCACGACATCCGCATATTTGCTTGCCTGCTGCGTGACGTATTGGTCCTGAATGCGCGCCAGCTCGGTCTGTAGCTTCGTCTCTGCAGTGAGTCTCGCCTGAGCAATCAAATCAGCTTCTTTGATCGCGTTCTTTTCGCTGTTGGAATCGTAAGAACTCTTTTTGATCTGCTCAATCTCACGCGCAAGCTGCAACTCAGCCTTGCGCACAGCCAGCAGTTTCTGGCGCTGGCTTTCTTCCACGCCCAGCAGGGACATGCTGTATTGCTGCAGTTCATATTCCTCTTTTGCAGCTTTCAGCTGCTCTGCATACTTGCTGCTGGCCTCGATGTATGCGCCTTCTTTCAGCGATTGCACATAACGCTCATGCTGCTCGGCAACCTTCGCCAAACCTTCGCTGACCTCAGGTCTCCAGGGCACTCCGCTGGCATTGTTTGCTTCGGACCGGGCTTTCTCCATCGCCATTTCGGCAATAGCTATCTTGGACTTTCCAAAGTTTGCGTTGGCCACATCCTGCTTGTCTGCCATATCGCCAATCGCACTTGCTGACTTTTTCAGGTCGTCGATATATTTGAGATAGCTCTTGCTTGCTTCGTCCTGGGTCTGAATCTGCTTCTCCAGTTCACCCCGGACCTGCTGGATCACCTGGTAGCGCTGCGCTTCAACAAGCTGGCCTTGCAAATTGGCTTTGGTACTCGCATCCGTTGTGCGAGCAATTTCTTTCTGCAGCTTCATGACTAGCTGGTCTGACTCGCTCATGCTGGCGGCCGCTGCAGCCCGCTCCTTGAGACGATCAATCAGATCCTCTTCGGCCGCAATCCTGGACTTGATGCCAGAAATCGCATGCTCCTGATCACCCCCATTAGATTCACGGGGGGCATTGCCAGCAGAATTACTTCCTGCAGAAGGTGCCCGCCTCGGCGTGATTTTGGGAGTTTCCACTTTGACCGTCGGTAGCTCGATGGTCGGAGGCTGCATCGATGCAGTGATGCGCTGCATATTCGCATGGTCAGCCCGCATCGCATCGTAGTATTTCTGAGCTTCAGCTGCGTAGCGCTTGTTGCCAGGCTCAGCTTCTGCCAAGTCCTTGGCCTCCTCATAGTTCTTCTTGTTCCAGTCAAAGTTAGCACTGGCGGTCTTGTGCGCAGTCTCCTTGCGACTCAGCGAGGCGGCATTCGCCAGCTGCCCAAGCGCACTGATGCCTTTGATGGCAATTTCAATGACGCCAGCAATCGCGCCAATCACTGTCTGAAAGCCTTCGCGTGTCGCTTCGGAGGACAGCGTATCGTTCAACGACTCAATGCCCTCGCGCATCCCTTGCAGGCTGCCGCTGTCGCCTGTCATGGCCGTCGCAAAGCTGTGCTGCAGCGCCTCCAAGGCGCCACCCAGCGTATCCCTGGCAGCAACTGCCGCACCGCCATACGAGGTTTGCAGCGCATCCAGAATAACGGCCTGTGCCGCACCAACTTGGCCGGTGGCTTCCAACTGCGCGACCATCTCTTTTTGCTGGTCGGTGAATTGCACCCCCTTGTCCGCCAGCGCTTTGAGCCCTTCGGACGGGGAGTTCAACGCCTGTCCAATGGTCTCCGCAGAGCTGGTCACCGATGTGCCCATGCGCGAAGACATATCCACCACGGCCTGCATGGCCTGCGGAAACTGTTGCCCCACCACATTGGAATAGTTCAGCAGCTGCGTTTGCGCTTGGGTGATATCGCCGGTCGAGAAGACACTGGACTTGGACAGCGATGTCGCCATGCCGTTGAGCCGTTCCTGTGACCAACCCGCAGCCTCGCCGGTGGACTTCAACACGGCAGAGAGCTGGGCCTGCTGCTTCTCTGCATTGATGGTCTCGGTGATGAATTTGCCAAAGAACGCGGGCGCGCCTTGTGCCAGCAGGCCGAACACCACCTTGGTGGATTCGGTCCAGCGTTTGGCAGAGGCATTTGCGCTCTCTTGCTCTTGCTGCACCGTCGCCAGGTCTCTGGAGTAGCTACTCAGCGCAACCTGGCTGGTTTGCTGCACCTGAACAAAGGTTTCTGAGAAGCGCTGGGTATCCCGGATCCCCACCTGGATCACCGATGACTGGCTCTGAAACGCCGAGGTCATCAGCTCGAACGATTGTGCGGAATTTCTGGAGCCGGCCTCGACCGAACTCCAGAAGCCCTGAATGCTGTTGATGGCCTCATGGACACCCACCTGGAGATCCGAGAGGTCGACACCAATCTTGATATTTTTTTCTAGATCAGCCATAGCAGCACCAATAGAAATGGCCCGCCGAGGCGAGCGTAGAAAAAGGAAAGCCCACCGAGGTGGGCTATTTCTGGCGGGAGCGCTCCTGTGCTTCCCTGCGCGTCTGCATCGCTTCAAGCGCGCCCCGTTCCAGCAGGCCGACTTCGCGCAGCACCTGGTTGCGCTTGCGCTTTTTGATGCCCTCGGCATCCAACCAGCTGTAGATCACGTTGTAGTCAAGGGCGTAGATGCCGCCCATGCCTGCACGCCACTGGCTGGAGTTGTCGATGAAGCAGCGGTAGGCCAGCTCGTTGTCGGGGTAGCACACCAGGGGCTCGCGTTCCTTAATGATCTCGGAAGGAAAGCCCATGGCCACCAGTTGTTGGGGACTGGACCGTTCGCCAAACAGCGCGCGGCCCAGCTCCATCAGTTTTTTGTCTTGGCGCCCGAATGAGCCTGGAAGAAGCCAGTCACAATCGCACCGAAGGCGAACGCATGGGTCACAAAGAACTGCGTGATGTTCTCAACGCTGAAGTCATCGGTGAACTCCCAGGCGGACACGATCTTCATCACCAGCTTGGCCTGGTCGGTACGCATGTCCTTCTCTTGCTCATCGCTGAGCGGGGCCTCGGCCGTCGCCTTGTACTTGTCTTGCAAGGCTGTGAACTCGGCCGACAGCGCCTTCATGGCTTCGGTGTCATGAAAGCGGAAGGTCAGGCCCAGGGGTTGCGGGCCCTTGCCGGCAACGGGCACATCGGCAGTGCCTTTGAAGGTGGGAGTGGGTGCAAACGATGCGAGAGACTTCGCCATGATGAATTTCCTTCTTTTCAAACAAAAAAAGCCCGTGCAGGTGCTACCTGCCGGGCATAGAAAACCCGCCTTGATCGGTCAAGACAGGTGTGGCGACCTTTACTTGTAGGTCTTGATGGGGCGCAGCATGGACAGGGTCAGCTTGCCGGTGGTCACAGCGTTGGAGGCCACCACGGGGGTTTCCTGCACGCTGATGTAGCCATAGGCATAGCTGACCGAGCCCCCGTTGGGCAGCGCCATGCGAATCGCCACCAGTCGGTTGGCACGGGAGGCATTCACCGCTGCCTTGTAGCCAGGCAGGGTGGGATCCCAGCCGAAGGTCAGCTCCCAGCTCATTGCCGAGCGGGTCGTGGGGATCTTGATGCCGTACTTCTGCGACAGCGGCGCGAATTCCGCGTACTGCTGCTCACCGCCGGTAGGGCTGATTTCGCTGACCTGCTGCAGCTCGGTCCAACCGGTGATGGGTCGGACCGTGCCGGCGCTCGAGCCGCTGGGGAACTGGATCAGATCAGAGGTGTCTTCGTCTTCCAGGGTGATGGCACCCGTGGTGGCCGAACCCACACGCAAGATCGAGTCGTTCATGTCCTCCCAGCCCGTGTTGAGCAGGAAGGGGTCCTTGGCACTCAGGCCGTGCGCGGCTGCAGCAATCACAGGAGGTGCGGCGTTGGAGATGGTGGTCACGGAGACGGGAGCGCCAAAGCCGGTCGAGATTGCGAAGCGGGTGCCGGTCGATACTTCATAAGCCATGGTTGGGCCTTTCTAGAAAAAGAAAAATCCGCCTGCGCCATTGCAGGGCGGATCGGTTTCGCCCTCGTCGGGCACAAAAAAACCGCCTCTCGGCGGTATGCGATGGTTGAAAGAGACAAGGCAGTCGACGATATATTGAACGTCAGCAGCCTGCGCTTTCTCGTCAAGGGTCGCAGGGGCTAGGCTCCAGATGGTTGGCTGCGCATGCGCGCCGAGCCTGCCCTGCGGTAACTACAAAGGCCAGCACGAACACTGGCCTCCAGATCAATGCCCCATCAGACCATCCAAGCGGGCTGGGGCTGCTGTTCGCTTCTTCAAGCACTGGGAAGCTCTCAGCAGGAGATACCACACCGTCAAACCACTCAGGTGCGGACTGCGCTTGCTGCAGTTGAAACGACAGAGCCCACATAAAGCGGGCCTCGGCGCAAACATGCAGGTAAGAAGAATGGGTGCCTGGTAAGTGCAATTGTGTGGCGCCGTATAGGTGAAGCAGCACAACGCCACAGCCCATCTGTGCAGACATTTTTCAGCGCATTTACCCACGCCAGAAATGCAAAAGCCCCGCACGGGGCGAGGCTTCAAAGGCTGGTGGCATAGCTCTGCCATCCAAGGCCTTGCGATGCCGCAACAGCATCGCAAGTAGTTCATGGCTGGGGACATTGGCGGGCTACTTTCGCGTCCTTCGCATCACTGTCTCAACGATTACGAGAATACCACAGTTTTAGCCAGGCCGCAACAACTTATTCAAGTTATTGCTGTGCGTTCTTTTGCAATCCATCACATAGTCGATAAGGAACTGCACATCCCTGCGGCTGGGTTCCTTGGCCAGCATCGCACCCTTGCATTTGAGGCACTTGTAGCTCTTGCCATCCTTGGCCGTCAGGCCTGTTCCCTGGCATGGCTTGCACCTTTGGTCCAGCAGCCAAGCCATGGCTTCAAGGGCAGCATCTTGAGGATCGGCCAGCTTCTTGGTCGATCCGTATTGGATCAAGGCTGTGTACATACGCTCCATATCCACCCTGCTAGGCTTGGTGATGATCCGCAGATAGTGCAAGGCGACGTTGGCTTTGCTCATCCCGCTGGCCTTGATCAGGTCCACCTGGCCGATGCGGTGCGATTCATCCGACAGATCACGGGAACTTATCGCGGCCGTGTACCGCTCTGCTGTATTGCTCATGCTTGCTCCTTCAATGCCGTTGTGCTGGCTGGGTTCAGTCGGGTTCTGCTTGCGCATATGTTCAGGTGGGCGCTGCGGTCTAGTGCCATGCGCTCGTCTGGCATGGTGGTCAAGACCATGCCTGCCTCCCATCCGCGTCCACTGCCTCACGCGCAAAGCGGACCGTGGTCGGGTTGAGCCTCTCGCCGGCCTTGACGCGCTGGATGATCGCGTGTGCCCAGCCTTTGTCCGCCGGCGCCTGCGCACGCTGGAGCTGCGGCGCCAAGCGTTTGAGCTGCTCGGCGACAACGGCTTGCGAGGCCAGCGGCGCGGACAGTTGCCGAGCCTCTGGCACAGGTGCCTTGCGCGCCAGATCGCGGAACTGGAACACAGTGGGCGGCTTGACCAGATCTAGGTGTGTCAATGCGTGGGCGATGCCTTCCGGGAATTTCTCGAAACCCGCCAGCTCATGCGCCCAATCGGATTTCACGGCATTGAGGTCCAGGCCCTCCCATCGTCCCAGAAAGTCGCGGCCATATACCAAGGTGAGCTTGGTAAAAATCTTGTCTATCCATGCGACCGGCAAGCTCATGCCGCACCTCCGATATTTTTCTGTGGCCGCTCAATGCGCCTGGCCGCGACCTCAATGGCCTGGCTTTTGAAAAAATCGGCGGGCGAAGCTTCAGGAGCTTGCCGGGCAATGGAAGGAACTGCCTCTTGGGCGCGTTCCCGCATGCTGCGCTGGTAGCTGGTCTCGCCGCTGTGATACTGCGCACCAAATGCTTGCCGTGCAAAGGGCTTGAGGGTTTCGCAGCGCCGAATCCAGTTGCGCCAGGTCGCCAGCCAGTCCAGCTTTTTCGCATCAGCGCCAGCCTTGGCATGCCAGAAATCGGCAAACACCTCCGCTTGCTTGCGCACGTCATCGTCTGTCAGATCTGGCCGGGCTTGCTGTGCCCAGTCACACCAGGCTTGCGGCAACATCCAGGCATCGGCAAGGCGTGTGGCCGCTTTGGCCTTGGAGTCATGCATGGCTCCGGCAGCCTGACCAAAGCCCAGGCCTGCGCCAGCCGTCACCGCACCAGCATCATTTGTATTTTTCTCTGCTTCTGTATCTGCATCTGTCTCTCTGTCTGTACGCGTGACATCGCCTGCGGTCACGCGTACCCCATCCGTCTCGGACTGCAGCGCGGAACCGGCTTTGGCTTTTGCGCGCTGGCGGCGTTTGCGATCAGCAGCCGTGGGGTCAGTGTCGCTGCGCATCTGGCGCGAGTTCCAGCGCAAAGGCTGCAAGCTCTCCTGGTCGATCAGACCTACCTCAGCCAAGCGACGACCCACCTCCGCCAAGGTGCGG encodes the following:
- a CDS encoding phage tail length tape measure family protein — its product is MADLEKNIKIGVDLSDLQVGVHEAINSIQGFWSSVEAGSRNSAQSFELMTSAFQSQSSVIQVGIRDTQRFSETFVQVQQTSQVALSSYSRDLATVQQEQESANASAKRWTESTKVVFGLLAQGAPAFFGKFITETINAEKQQAQLSAVLKSTGEAAGWSQERLNGMATSLSKSSVFSTGDITQAQTQLLNYSNVVGQQFPQAMQAVVDMSSRMGTSVTSSAETIGQALNSPSEGLKALADKGVQFTDQQKEMVAQLEATGQVGAAQAVILDALQTSYGGAAVAARDTLGGALEALQHSFATAMTGDSGSLQGMREGIESLNDTLSSEATREGFQTVIGAIAGVIEIAIKGISALGQLANAASLSRKETAHKTASANFDWNKKNYEEAKDLAEAEPGNKRYAAEAQKYYDAMRADHANMQRITASMQPPTIELPTVKVETPKITPRRAPSAGSNSAGNAPRESNGGDQEHAISGIKSRIAAEEDLIDRLKERAAAAASMSESDQLVMKLQKEIARTTDASTKANLQGQLVEAQRYQVIQQVRGELEKQIQTQDEASKSYLKYIDDLKKSASAIGDMADKQDVANANFGKSKIAIAEMAMEKARSEANNASGVPWRPEVSEGLAKVAEQHERYVQSLKEGAYIEASSKYAEQLKAAKEEYELQQYSMSLLGVEESQRQKLLAVRKAELQLAREIEQIKKSSYDSNSEKNAIKEADLIAQARLTAETKLQTELARIQDQYVTQQASKYADVVRQGFADFLNNGAQGLKNLGKSLKTTVLTSISDALYKAFAQKFVMNIGANITGIITSGVGWLAGLFGGGSGLGGSGDGAMSLLSGGSNAYSLYTGEGLLGQTSRYVGSMLGWGNTATFSAHTLNSANAIGMAGGDSLGFLATSSEAAGAGGSGMGSWFSGGGWVMSIPIIAAYLGGMFKEEKQVGSGLMGELGGDMYGYQLMRESGSLFGGPKYRYLAAEKEIEKANAQIETLQGQIAANPDAKENGYRERQLQQLYSRVEMLKENYGTAIEGSKGPIKVLQDAFKDMREDTAKKADTLGLNGDAIRAMKVALGLDEIHPDTGGNGLRLTGLSQEEASAKIQQALAQANEELARSVLGSWQEQTSEVTRMVWDNVQVAGDGDTEQWARVGRQVTETVTEQIFVMSEYVRTGETAVDALTRMSSSLVGVNQIFELFGSTLLEGSLSAGDWASKLVDAVGSMDALTQAASTYYDLYYSDDEKRSRATKVANDGMEERELDLRVGDVDAKKKYRALVDKAIADKDEELLAWLLQFADDFANGVDAVNASLEEGSNKLQHARETTLSTLGLSMDGLVDGFINEINEGRGAEAGSWLANQISAGFEQAVYEQAVNTILASMIDGMITPMLTAALTGANVADAVSGAAIDNMISNANAALQALNTLLTSTEFVEGMEKIKVTVKSLGNSIGVSIPKMRSYQGGVSSLGSSYDSSAKAANSAADAAKKLAEQWSKTIDAMSNEMKRLRGQLLGSGPDHGAAYYESLFAIKTAQARSGNQDAADELPSIIQALEELAKASATSQADVLLKQSAWLASLADTRNFLANKYGVDIGDVKTAEVGAATAGRVVQASGNTALLSALQASSDNPVLVAEVRALRLALDNHDANRKAEATVVVPAVQQLNKTLRMWDADGMPATRTQEENA
- a CDS encoding DUF1799 domain-containing protein, with amino-acid sequence MELGRALFGERSSPQQLVAMGFPSEIIKEREPLVCYPDNELAYRCFIDNSSQWRAGMGGIYALDYNVIYSWLDAEGIKKRKRNQVLREVGLLERGALEAMQTRREAQERSRQK
- a CDS encoding phage tail assembly chaperone, with protein sequence MAKSLASFAPTPTFKGTADVPVAGKGPQPLGLTFRFHDTEAMKALSAEFTALQDKYKATAEAPLSDEQEKDMRTDQAKLVMKIVSAWEFTDDFSVENITQFFVTHAFAFGAIVTGFFQAHSGAKTKN
- a CDS encoding phage tail tube protein produces the protein MAYEVSTGTRFAISTGFGAPVSVTTISNAAPPVIAAAAHGLSAKDPFLLNTGWEDMNDSILRVGSATTGAITLEDEDTSDLIQFPSGSSAGTVRPITGWTELQQVSEISPTGGEQQYAEFAPLSQKYGIKIPTTRSAMSWELTFGWDPTLPGYKAAVNASRANRLVAIRMALPNGGSVSYAYGYISVQETPVVASNAVTTGKLTLSMLRPIKTYK